TGACCTCGGGCCTGATACCACACTCTGCGGCAATGAAACCTTTGACCTGGATGCAGGTCCTGGCTGGACCAGTTATCACTGGATCATACGAAGCGGACGCAAAGAAACGGAAGAAAGCGGCCAGACAATCACCGTAGGATCGGGTGCCAAGATTGTTCGTCTTGAAGTTACCGATGCAAAGGGTTGCGTTGGCAGGGATACTGTCGCAGTATTGCCCTGCAGTATCAATCGCATTCTTGGTGTGATCCCCAATGCCTTTACACCTAATAATGACGGACGGAATGATACATGGCATATCGAAAAACTGGCCAATTATCCCGACGCATCGGTTGAAATATACGATCGCTGGGGACGTATTGTATTCCGGCGTGATAAAGGCTATTCCAGTGCTGAATGGGATGGAACGTCCAACGGGAAACCACTTCCTATGGATGCATATTTCTATGTCATTGATTTGCACATCGGAATTGAACCTATTACCGGATCGGTAACCATTATCCGGTAAAAATATTTGATAGAAGAGAAAGAGATAATGAATGAAATTGAATAAAGAAAAGAAAATATACTGGTTGATTCTTGGCCTTGCCCTGCTCATGCCATCTTATTTGCATTCGCAGCAGATTCCGTTATACAGTCAGTACACTTTTAACGGTTTTCTGATCAATCCAGCTATTGCGGGCAGCGAGGGGTATACGGCGCTCAATCTGACAGCCCGCGAGCAATGGCTGGGCATACCCAATTCTCCCAAAACCCATGCCGTTTCGATTCAGACAAGAATGCTGAGAGACAGTTATATTGGCCGATCATTGAAAATCAAAAAGAGAATGCAGATAGCTTCCCGAAGCGGACGGGTAGGCCTGGGAGGCTATGTGTATAACGATATGAGCGGCCTCATTATACGAACAGGTTTTCAGCTGACTTACGGATACCACATTAGGATGAAAGAATCCCAGCTTTCACTGGGGGTGTCAGTCAATGCGTACGAGTTCCGGATTAACAGGCAGGCTATTGTTACCGGCGAGGAGGATGATCCCCTGATACTCGAAACCAAATTCAATACATTTGTTCCTGATGCCAATTTTGGCGTGTATTATGTGAACAAATATTTTTATGCCGGGGCTTCCGTTTCCGACATGATGCAGGCAGCGCTGAAACTTTCCGGTCCCGCAACAACCCAATATAAGC
The Bacteroidales bacterium genome window above contains:
- a CDS encoding type IX secretion system membrane protein PorP/SprF; translation: MKLNKEKKIYWLILGLALLMPSYLHSQQIPLYSQYTFNGFLINPAIAGSEGYTALNLTAREQWLGIPNSPKTHAVSIQTRMLRDSYIGRSLKIKKRMQIASRSGRVGLGGYVYNDMSGLIIRTGFQLTYGYHIRMKESQLSLGVSVNAYEFRINRQAIVTGEEDDPLILETKFNTFVPDANFGVYYVNKYFYAGASVSDMMQAALKLSGPATTQYKLMRHYFLMAGYKAPVADNFTLEPSFLLKASQNGAVQLDIGSKVYYKEDYWAGMAYRTGNALIFMLGMKVDKYYFGYAFDYSLSHIMSRTFGTHEFMVAAKFGDNARRYRWLNRF